A single window of Vibrio stylophorae DNA harbors:
- a CDS encoding carboxynorspermidine synthase — MAVLQIGAGGVGWVVAHKAAQNNDVLGDITIASRTIDKCEAIIRSIHGRDNLKDKSKLLQARQVNADDIDAVVALIEEVKPDLVLNVGSPWINVPLMEACYRAKVSYLDTSVAVDLCSEGQQVPEAYDPQWAFREKYEQAGITAILGAGFDPGVVSVFAAYAVKHLFDEIDSIDVMDVNAGDHGKKFATNFDPETNLLEIQGDSFYWENDGWQRVPCHSRMMEFDFPVVGNFKIYSMAHDEIRSLQEFIPAKRIEFWMGFGDRYLNYFNCMRDIGLLSPDPLTLADGTVVQPLQVLKAMLPDPTSLAPGYTGKTCIGTWVQGSKDGKARSVFIYNDADHQEAYRDVEHQAIAYTTGVPAITAALMYFKGAWAGKGVFNIEQLDPDPFLETMPALGLGWQVQELTPQAPVIHDLRANVSEPKVEAALV; from the coding sequence ATGGCAGTACTACAAATTGGCGCCGGTGGCGTGGGTTGGGTTGTGGCGCATAAGGCGGCACAAAATAATGATGTATTGGGCGATATCACCATTGCATCACGCACAATCGATAAATGCGAAGCGATTATTCGCTCCATTCATGGTCGCGATAATCTCAAAGATAAAAGCAAATTATTGCAAGCGCGCCAAGTGAACGCCGATGATATTGACGCCGTTGTGGCACTGATTGAAGAAGTGAAACCAGACTTGGTATTGAACGTGGGCTCGCCTTGGATCAATGTACCTTTGATGGAAGCCTGCTATCGCGCCAAAGTCTCTTACTTAGATACCTCTGTTGCTGTGGATTTGTGCTCAGAAGGTCAGCAAGTACCAGAAGCTTACGATCCGCAATGGGCGTTTCGTGAGAAATATGAGCAAGCAGGGATCACCGCTATTTTGGGTGCAGGCTTTGATCCGGGCGTGGTCAGCGTATTTGCCGCTTATGCGGTGAAACATCTTTTTGATGAGATTGATAGCATCGATGTGATGGACGTGAACGCGGGCGATCACGGTAAGAAATTTGCCACCAACTTTGATCCTGAAACCAACCTGCTTGAAATTCAGGGCGACTCTTTCTACTGGGAAAATGATGGCTGGCAACGCGTGCCTTGTCATAGTCGCATGATGGAGTTTGATTTTCCTGTGGTGGGTAATTTCAAAATTTACTCCATGGCGCATGATGAAATTCGCTCGCTACAAGAATTTATTCCCGCCAAACGCATTGAGTTTTGGATGGGCTTTGGCGATCGCTATCTCAATTACTTTAACTGCATGCGCGATATCGGCCTACTGAGCCCTGATCCACTTACCTTGGCCGACGGCACTGTGGTACAGCCGCTACAAGTGCTCAAAGCCATGCTGCCTGATCCAACTTCTTTGGCCCCAGGCTATACCGGCAAAACCTGTATCGGTACTTGGGTTCAGGGCAGCAAAGATGGCAAAGCGCGCAGCGTCTTTATCTATAACGATGCCGATCACCAAGAAGCCTATCGTGATGTAGAACATCAAGCCATTGCTTACACCACAGGTGTGCCGGCGATCACCGCAGCATTGATGTACTTCAAAGGCGCTTGGGCAGGAAAAGGGGTGTTTAATATCGAGCAGCTTGATCCTGATCCATTCCTTGAAACCATGCCTGCGCTTGGTTTGGGCTGGCAAGTTCAAGAATTAACGCCACAAGCGCCAGTGATCCACGATTTGCGCGCCAATGTGTCCGAGCCCAAAGTAGAAGCTGCGCTTGTTTAA
- the nspC gene encoding carboxynorspermidine decarboxylase → MEQSQLATPYFMIDEGKLRRNLEICQQLKARSGVKLVLALKCFSTWGVFDIIKDSLDGTTSSGPFEVMLGYETFGGETHAYSVGYSEADVRAVVPMCDKLIFNSQSQLQAYRHLAQEKTQLGLRLNPGVSYASQDLANPARANSRLGVHFDQIDPSIFAGLDGAMFHMNCENKDASTFSALLTQISEQFGDYLDQLKWISLGGGVFFTYPEYDLDTLVEALKSFAERHQVQVYLEPGEAVITNTTDLVVTVVDIVENGMKTAIVDSATEAHRLDTLIYHEPASVTEADQNGDYEYVIGSCSCLAGDQFCVSRFAEPLAIGQRLHIQDSGGYTMVKLNWFNGLKMPSIYCQRQDGRIELLNQFDYQDFKRTLSQWSIS, encoded by the coding sequence ATGGAACAGAGTCAATTAGCCACCCCCTATTTTATGATTGATGAAGGCAAGCTGCGGCGAAACCTTGAAATTTGTCAGCAGCTCAAAGCACGCTCTGGGGTGAAATTGGTACTTGCGCTGAAATGCTTTTCCACTTGGGGGGTGTTTGACATCATCAAAGACAGCCTTGATGGCACCACCAGTAGTGGCCCTTTTGAGGTGATGCTGGGCTATGAAACCTTTGGCGGCGAGACTCATGCCTATAGCGTCGGCTATAGCGAGGCAGATGTGCGTGCTGTGGTACCGATGTGCGACAAATTGATCTTTAATTCGCAAAGCCAGCTTCAAGCCTATCGCCATCTTGCGCAGGAAAAAACGCAGCTGGGTCTTCGTCTCAATCCTGGCGTCAGTTATGCCAGCCAAGATTTAGCTAATCCAGCGCGGGCTAATTCTCGCCTTGGGGTACATTTTGACCAGATTGATCCCAGTATTTTTGCAGGGCTTGACGGTGCTATGTTCCACATGAACTGTGAAAATAAGGATGCCAGCACATTTTCGGCATTACTTACGCAAATTAGTGAGCAATTTGGCGACTATTTGGACCAATTAAAGTGGATAAGTTTAGGTGGTGGTGTGTTTTTCACCTATCCCGAATATGACTTAGATACCCTAGTGGAAGCGCTGAAATCCTTTGCGGAGCGTCATCAAGTGCAAGTTTATTTAGAGCCGGGTGAAGCGGTGATCACCAATACCACCGACTTGGTGGTCACTGTGGTCGATATTGTCGAAAATGGCATGAAAACAGCGATTGTCGACTCCGCCACTGAGGCGCACCGTTTGGACACCCTGATCTATCATGAGCCAGCATCAGTCACAGAAGCAGATCAAAACGGCGATTATGAATATGTGATTGGTTCATGCTCTTGTCTCGCCGGTGATCAGTTCTGCGTTAGTCGCTTTGCTGAGCCTTTAGCCATTGGCCAGCGTTTGCATATTCAAGATAGCGGCGGCTATACCATGGTTAAACTCAACTGGTTTAATGGCCTAAAAATGCCTAGCATTTATTGCCAACGCCAAGATGGCCGCATTGAACTGCTCAATCAGTTCGACTATCAAGATTTCAAACGAACCTTATCTCAGTGGTCTATTTCCTAA
- a CDS encoding DUF2780 domain-containing protein — protein MKTRVYFIALMVATLLGCQSTSGSSNADSDSGYGALAGTALTTAMQAWGAQGASNPLADTIQQATNVSNEQAVGGLGSLLALAQNSLGSEQNSELSSLIPGYGALESTGLTSLVTNNSSLNSAFSALGLDPSMVSTFAPLIINGLKAQGASSSLLSSLTSLWQ, from the coding sequence ATGAAAACGCGTGTTTATTTTATCGCATTGATGGTAGCAACATTGTTGGGTTGTCAAAGCACTTCAGGTAGCTCAAATGCTGACAGTGATAGTGGCTATGGCGCATTGGCGGGAACAGCGCTGACAACAGCGATGCAAGCTTGGGGCGCACAAGGTGCGAGTAATCCGCTGGCCGATACGATTCAGCAGGCCACAAATGTCAGTAATGAACAGGCGGTTGGTGGTCTCGGCTCGCTATTGGCACTGGCGCAAAATTCACTGGGTAGCGAACAAAACTCAGAGCTTAGTAGCTTAATTCCTGGCTATGGCGCGCTGGAGAGCACGGGATTGACCTCGCTGGTGACTAATAACAGCAGTTTGAATAGTGCCTTTTCAGCGCTGGGGCTCGATCCTTCCATGGTGAGTACCTTTGCACCGCTGATTATTAATGGTTTAAAAGCGCAAGGTGCGAGCTCATCACTGCTGAGCTCACTCACCAGTTTATGGCAGTAA
- the aqpZ gene encoding aquaporin Z: protein MNKLLAEGFGTFWLVLGGCGSAVLAAGVPDLGIGFLGVALAFGLTVVTMAYAIGHISGCHLNPAITVGLWLGGRFDGKEVLPYILAQVVGGIVAGGVLYLIATGQAGFDLKASGFAANGYGEHSPGQYSLLAALVCEIVMTAMFLIVIMGSTDSRAPQGFAPLAIGLCLTLIHLISIPVTNTSVNPARSTGVAVYMGDWAVSQLWLFWLAPIVGGIIGALIYNCMAGKDQAS, encoded by the coding sequence ATGAACAAGTTACTCGCAGAAGGTTTTGGTACATTTTGGCTGGTGCTCGGCGGCTGTGGTAGTGCAGTGCTCGCTGCTGGGGTGCCAGATTTAGGCATCGGTTTTTTAGGCGTTGCGCTGGCTTTTGGTTTAACTGTGGTCACCATGGCCTATGCCATTGGCCATATTTCAGGTTGTCATTTAAATCCCGCGATTACCGTCGGTTTATGGCTTGGCGGCCGATTTGACGGCAAGGAAGTGCTGCCCTATATCTTGGCGCAGGTTGTGGGGGGGATTGTGGCTGGTGGCGTGCTTTATTTGATTGCCACAGGCCAAGCTGGGTTTGATTTGAAAGCGTCTGGCTTTGCCGCCAATGGGTATGGTGAGCATTCTCCGGGACAATATTCATTGCTTGCCGCTTTGGTTTGCGAAATCGTCATGACCGCGATGTTTTTAATTGTGATTATGGGCTCGACGGATTCACGTGCGCCGCAAGGATTTGCGCCCTTAGCCATTGGTTTGTGTTTAACCCTGATTCACCTGATCTCGATTCCTGTCACCAACACCTCTGTGAACCCTGCGCGTAGTACTGGGGTTGCAGTTTATATGGGCGATTGGGCTGTGAGTCAGCTTTGGCTCTTTTGGCTTGCGCCCATTGTCGGCGGCATCATCGGTGCGCTGATTTACAACTGCATGGCCGGTAAAGATCAAGCCAGCTGA